In Macrobrachium rosenbergii isolate ZJJX-2024 chromosome 16, ASM4041242v1, whole genome shotgun sequence, a single genomic region encodes these proteins:
- the LOC136846885 gene encoding ionotropic receptor 21a-like, which yields MSGEVAMYGRCLHCAARKVGILYLDSWTPEKGFLRRVDILRELFSNFHGHVFETVTMDFAPFIDYTRTIDEPGGVTIPKDSMDVRILKEAARLFNFSFIMREPKDNQWGYLLENGSWTGTVGTIQRSEADFSMMLSVTWERTYAVTFTRAYYVEPMTFVMRKPGPLPQWQAPIKPFTWDTWIYLLVVTVFSGPLLWVIFKLTPARHFLEEEAKKPKSKALNSGIAIEEQDLSFGEVCLYMIAPLLGQPSPFLLRSSSGKTFCCLWWFFCFLATTLYRGSLIACLTVPEVSPTLDTLEELADSNIKWGMLNTYGSDYQLFRASTVPVYMKLFKKMHFHGERDSMELVLRGGYAFISWKTYFRNIIVRDYSDKNRQTKIRIAREEFFPGGFGWSFPKGSPYTESFDRLFQRIIEAGLIKQWMKDLISLSASGSTASTSSSSSSSSAAEGEENSLQAFTVYHLQGTFYLLVGGYSLAGLVLIAEIFFGNNK from the exons ATGTCAGGTGAGGTTGCCATGTACGGCAGGTGTCTCCACTGTGCAGCGAGGAAGGTAGGAATACTGTACCTAGATTCCTGGACTCCCGAGAAAGGATTCCTGAGACGGGTGGACATTCTACGCGAACTGTTcag TAATTTCCACGGCCATGTCTTCGAGACGGTTACAATGGACTTTGCCCCTTTCATCGACTACACGCGAACTATCGATGAACCTGGCGGAGTAACAATCCCAAAGGACTCCATGGACGTTCGCATCCTAAAGGAGGCGGCGAGGCTGTTCAACTTCTCTTTCATCATGCGTGAGCCTAAGGATAATCAGTGGGG GTACCTCCTCGAAAACGGTTCCTGGACCGGCACCGTGGGTACCATTCAGCGCTCCGAGGCCGATTTCTCCATGATGCTGTCCGTGACTTGGGAACGAACTTACGCCGTCACTTTCACGAGGGCCTATTACGTGGAACCAATGACATTCGTCATGAGAAAGCCGGGACCTCTACCCCAATGGCAAGCCCCTATCAAGCCCTTTACCT GGGATACGTGGATCTACCTGCTCGTAGTGACTGTTTTCTCCGGACCACTGTTGTGGGTCATCTTCAAACTAACGCCGGCAAGAcacttcctggaggaggaggcAAAAAAGCCAAAAAGTAAGGCTTTAAATTCTGGGATCGCCATAGAAGAGCAGGATTTGAGTTTTGGCGAAGTCTGTTTGTATATGATAGCTCCATTGCTGGGTCAGCCTTCTCCGTTTTTACTGAG GTCCTCCAGCGGCAAAACCTTCTGCTGCCTGTGGTGGTTCTTCTGCTTTCTGGCGACGACCCTGTACAGAGGGAGTCTCATCGCCTGTCTCACCGTCCCAGAAGTCAGCCCAACTTTGGATACGCTTGAGGAACTGGCTGACAGCAATATTAAGTGGGGGATGCTTAACACTTACGGATCAGATTACCAGCTCTTCAGAGCATCAACT GTTCCGGTGTACATGAAGCTATTTAAGAAGATGCACTTCCACGGCGAGCGCGATTCCATGGAACTAGTCCTGCGTGGCGGATACGCGTTCATTTCCTGGAAGACCTACTTCAGAAACATTATAGTGAGGGATTACTCCGACAAGAATAGACAGACGAAG ATTCGAATCGCTCGCGAAGAATTCTTTCCCGGAGGTTTCGGGTGGTCCTTTCCAAAGGGATCCCCCTACACGGAGAGTTTCGACCGCCTCTTCCAGCGCATCATAGAGGCCGGTCTGATCAAACAGTGGATGAAGGACCTGATTAGCCTCTCGGCCTCGGGATCTACTGCGTCTAcatcgtcgtcgtcctcctcctccagcgCCGCCGAGGGAGAAGAGAATAGCCTTCAGGCTTTCACAGTGTACCATCTGCAGGGCACCTTCTACTTGCTAGTGGGAGGCTATTCCCTTGCTGGGCTCGTTTTGATTGCAGAGATATTCTTCGGAAACAACAAATGA